Proteins encoded within one genomic window of Mycolicibacterium monacense:
- a CDS encoding UDP-N-acetylmuramate dehydrogenase: MTGQELAGAEVEADVALAPLTTLRVGPVARRLVTATSTEQLVAALRAPVGRDALILAGGSNVVLADDMADLTVIRVANSEITVRDGIVRAEAGANWDDVVVTALAHGLGGLECLSGIPGSAGATPVQNVGAYGSEVADNIRRVRLFDRRTGRDDWVTPQDMAFGYRTSVLKHSDHAVVLEVEFALDVGGRSAPLRYGELARALDVEPGGRADPVAVRDAVLALRRGKGMVLDEPDRDTWSVGSFFTNPVVTTADHERLAAEVDGPVPSYPAPDGVKLAAGWLVEHAGFGKGYPGDDAPARLSTKHALAVTNRGHATTADVIALARTVRDGVRTTFGIELTPEPTLVGCTL, from the coding sequence GTGACCGGTCAGGAACTCGCGGGCGCGGAGGTCGAAGCCGACGTCGCGCTGGCTCCCTTGACCACGCTGCGGGTCGGACCGGTCGCGCGGCGGCTCGTCACCGCGACCAGCACCGAACAACTCGTCGCCGCCCTGCGCGCACCCGTCGGCCGGGACGCGCTGATCCTCGCCGGCGGTTCGAACGTGGTGCTCGCCGACGACATGGCCGACCTCACGGTGATCCGGGTGGCCAACAGCGAGATCACCGTGCGCGACGGCATCGTGCGCGCCGAGGCGGGTGCGAACTGGGACGACGTCGTGGTCACCGCGCTGGCACACGGCCTCGGCGGGTTGGAGTGCCTGTCGGGAATCCCCGGTTCGGCAGGGGCGACACCGGTGCAGAACGTCGGCGCCTACGGGTCCGAGGTCGCCGACAACATCCGGCGCGTGCGGCTGTTCGACCGACGCACCGGCCGAGACGATTGGGTGACACCGCAGGACATGGCCTTCGGGTACCGAACCAGCGTGTTGAAGCACTCCGATCACGCCGTGGTGCTCGAGGTGGAGTTCGCGCTCGACGTCGGGGGCCGCAGCGCGCCGCTGCGCTACGGCGAACTGGCCAGGGCGCTCGACGTGGAACCGGGCGGCCGCGCCGATCCGGTCGCGGTGCGCGACGCGGTGCTGGCGCTGCGCCGCGGTAAGGGCATGGTGCTCGACGAACCCGACCGCGACACGTGGAGCGTCGGATCGTTCTTCACCAACCCCGTGGTCACGACGGCGGACCACGAACGCCTCGCCGCCGAGGTGGACGGTCCGGTGCCCAGCTATCCCGCCCCGGACGGGGTGAAGCTGGCCGCCGGCTGGTTGGTGGAACACGCGGGGTTCGGCAAGGGTTACCCCGGCGACGACGCCCCGGCCCGGTTGTCGACCAAACACGCGCTTGCTGTGACCAATCGGGGCCATGCGACCACAGCGGACGTGATCGCGCTGGCCAGGACGGTGCGCGACGGTGTGCGAACCACCTTCGGGATCGAACTCACCCCCGAGCCGACACTGGTCGGCTGCACTCTCTAG
- a CDS encoding DUF2516 family protein, giving the protein MILADLAGVIVLGLVLIVLVVGVYSFVHAAIQRPDAYTAAGKLTKPVWLAILGGGVLILLLFRDAFGAAVCACAAGVYLVDVRPKILEIQGKSR; this is encoded by the coding sequence GTGATACTTGCCGACCTTGCGGGCGTCATCGTCTTGGGTCTCGTTCTGATCGTGTTGGTCGTCGGCGTGTACTCGTTCGTCCACGCCGCGATCCAGCGTCCCGACGCCTACACCGCGGCCGGGAAACTCACCAAGCCGGTATGGCTGGCCATCCTCGGCGGCGGTGTCCTGATCCTGCTGCTGTTCCGCGACGCGTTCGGCGCCGCGGTGTGCGCCTGCGCGGCGGGTGTCTACCTGGTCGACGTGCGGCCCAAGATCCTCGAGATCCAGGGAAAGTCGCGGTAG
- a CDS encoding DUF2505 domain-containing protein translates to MPRSFDLAADYEGTVEDVHRAFSDQRYWLARLADSGADHATLDGMTVGEDGSIDVTTTQTLRADRLPGVVAQFHRGDLEIQREETWTGVRDGRATATVTGSIPGAPVTLNGTAVLSPGASGGSRLELKATVEVRVPLVGGKIENFIGNGLVDLIIAEQRFTTVWITENV, encoded by the coding sequence ATGCCGCGTTCATTCGACTTGGCCGCCGACTACGAGGGCACCGTCGAAGATGTCCACCGGGCGTTCAGCGACCAGCGGTACTGGCTGGCACGGCTGGCCGACTCCGGCGCCGACCACGCCACGCTCGACGGGATGACCGTCGGCGAGGACGGGAGCATCGACGTCACGACCACGCAGACGCTGCGCGCCGACCGGCTGCCCGGTGTGGTGGCCCAGTTCCACCGCGGCGATCTGGAGATCCAGCGGGAGGAGACGTGGACCGGCGTGCGGGACGGCCGGGCCACCGCGACGGTCACCGGTTCCATCCCCGGGGCCCCGGTCACGCTGAACGGGACGGCGGTGCTGTCGCCCGGCGCCTCCGGCGGTTCGCGGCTGGAACTCAAGGCCACCGTGGAGGTGCGTGTGCCGCTCGTCGGCGGCAAGATCGAGAACTTCATCGGCAACGGTCTGGTCGACCTGATCATCGCCGAGCAACGGTTCACCACGGTGTGGATCACCGAGAACGTCTGA
- a CDS encoding SAM-dependent methyltransferase produces MTQSPNAPIGVLTRGTTGHNRLRRSDRWLMHSPRVRTALRSAADPLVVDLGYGALPITTLELASRLRSVRPDARVVGLEIHPERVAAARAAAPSDVEFALGGFELAGLRPVLVRAFNVLRQYPVDAVAGAWEVMRSRLAPGGLIVDGTCDELGRRCAWVLLDAVGPVSFTLACDPFAIERPSDLAERLPKVLIHHNVPGQPIHRLLAAADRAWASVAGHGVFGPRIRWRAMLNLLAAEGFPVEPPRRRMRDGVLTVPWSTVAP; encoded by the coding sequence ATGACGCAGAGTCCGAACGCCCCGATCGGTGTCCTCACCCGCGGCACCACCGGGCACAACCGGCTGCGCCGCAGCGACCGCTGGCTTATGCACTCGCCGCGTGTGCGCACCGCGTTGCGGTCGGCCGCCGATCCGCTCGTCGTCGACCTCGGCTACGGCGCGCTGCCGATCACCACCCTGGAGTTGGCGTCACGGCTGCGGTCGGTGCGCCCAGACGCGCGGGTGGTCGGTCTGGAGATCCATCCCGAGCGGGTGGCGGCCGCCCGCGCCGCCGCGCCGTCGGATGTGGAGTTCGCGCTGGGCGGTTTCGAACTGGCCGGGCTGCGGCCGGTGCTGGTGCGCGCGTTCAACGTGCTGCGCCAGTATCCGGTCGACGCGGTGGCCGGGGCGTGGGAGGTCATGCGGAGCCGGTTGGCGCCCGGCGGTCTGATCGTCGACGGCACCTGCGACGAACTCGGGCGCCGGTGCGCCTGGGTGCTGCTCGACGCCGTCGGACCGGTCAGCTTCACGCTGGCGTGCGATCCGTTCGCCATCGAGCGCCCGTCCGATCTCGCCGAACGCCTCCCCAAGGTGCTGATCCACCACAACGTGCCCGGTCAGCCCATCCACCGGCTGCTCGCCGCTGCGGACCGGGCGTGGGCCAGCGTGGCGGGCCACGGCGTGTTCGGCCCGCGGATCCGCTGGCGCGCGATGCTGAATCTGCTTGCCGCAGAAGGGTTTCCGGTCGAGCCGCCGCGGCGACGGATGCGTGACGGGGTGCTCACCGTGCCGTGGTCAACGGTCGCGCCGTGA
- a CDS encoding helix-turn-helix domain-containing protein — MSQDENLAAVVTNAAQDIGSFIRSQREAAQVSVRQLAEKAGVSNPYLSQIERGLRKPSADVLNQIAKALRVSAEVLYVRAGILEPSEAGQVRDAILSDTAITERQKQVLLDIYTSFCQQNEVAGSEVDEEPTTAHTPISGDPIQRALETTPEDSRKDIHHG, encoded by the coding sequence ATGTCGCAGGACGAGAATCTTGCCGCCGTGGTGACCAACGCCGCTCAGGACATCGGCAGCTTCATCCGGAGCCAGCGAGAAGCGGCGCAGGTGTCCGTGCGGCAGCTGGCGGAGAAGGCCGGTGTCAGCAATCCCTATCTCAGTCAGATCGAGCGGGGATTGCGGAAACCGTCCGCCGATGTGCTCAACCAGATCGCCAAGGCGTTGCGGGTCTCGGCCGAAGTGCTCTACGTGCGAGCCGGGATCCTCGAACCCAGCGAGGCCGGACAGGTCCGCGACGCCATCCTCAGCGACACGGCGATCACCGAGCGGCAGAAGCAGGTGCTGCTCGACATCTACACGTCGTTCTGCCAGCAGAACGAGGTAGCCGGAAGCGAAGTAGACGAGGAGCCGACGACTGCACACACACCGATCAGTGGCGACCCGATCCAACGCGCACTAGAAACCACACCCGAAGATTCCCGAAAGGACATCCACCATGGCTGA
- the deoC gene encoding deoxyribose-phosphate aldolase: MGGWTRERVAGLVDHTLLKPEAGEGDVEALVEEAEALGVYAACVSPSMVPAAVRMRPFSTKIAAVVGFPSGKHLPAVKAHEAALAVAAGADEIDMVIDVGAALAGDIDAVRADIAAVRAAIGERTLLKVIVESAALLELGGRDVLVDTCLAAKAVGAEYVKTSTGFHPLGGASAGAVEIMVAAVGPQVEVKASGGIRTAADAIAMLDAGATRLGLSATRAVLDDLD; encoded by the coding sequence ATGGGCGGGTGGACCCGCGAACGCGTGGCCGGACTCGTCGACCACACGCTCCTCAAACCGGAGGCCGGCGAGGGGGACGTCGAGGCGCTCGTGGAGGAGGCCGAGGCACTCGGCGTCTACGCCGCCTGCGTATCGCCGTCGATGGTGCCCGCCGCCGTCCGCATGCGCCCGTTCAGTACCAAGATCGCGGCCGTCGTCGGCTTTCCCTCCGGTAAGCACCTCCCGGCCGTCAAGGCACACGAGGCCGCGCTCGCCGTCGCCGCCGGAGCCGACGAGATCGACATGGTGATCGACGTCGGCGCCGCCCTGGCCGGTGACATCGACGCGGTGCGTGCCGACATCGCCGCGGTGCGCGCCGCGATCGGCGAGCGCACCCTGCTCAAGGTGATCGTGGAATCGGCCGCGCTGCTCGAACTCGGCGGCCGCGACGTGCTCGTCGACACGTGTCTGGCCGCCAAGGCCGTCGGCGCCGAATACGTCAAGACCTCGACGGGGTTCCACCCGCTCGGCGGCGCTTCGGCGGGCGCGGTCGAGATCATGGTCGCGGCGGTCGGACCGCAGGTCGAGGTCAAGGCCAGCGGTGGCATCCGCACCGCCGCCGACGCGATCGCGATGCTCGACGCGGGGGCGACCCGGTTGGGTCTGTCGGCCACCCGCGCCGTACTCGACGATCTGGACTGA
- a CDS encoding DUF2505 domain-containing protein — MGRRMEHTVAFDAPAAHVHAQFTSEDYWRELTDVYRALNPRTELTLFRSDARGTDIALRQVMPRDDLPPVARKVMPVDLVITREQHFDPFDDGAACAHGRFAATMPRAPGRLEGRYELSDTPAGSRLLVHSTCKVSIPLVGGTLEDLILTNMRTLFDGEQRFTAERVSGRR; from the coding sequence ATGGGACGGCGGATGGAGCACACCGTCGCGTTCGATGCGCCCGCCGCACACGTCCACGCGCAGTTCACCTCCGAGGACTACTGGCGCGAGCTGACCGACGTGTACCGCGCACTCAACCCGCGCACCGAGCTGACGCTGTTCCGCTCGGACGCGCGTGGCACCGACATCGCGTTGCGTCAGGTGATGCCGCGCGACGATCTGCCGCCGGTCGCGCGCAAGGTGATGCCCGTCGACCTGGTGATCACCCGTGAACAGCACTTCGATCCGTTCGACGACGGCGCCGCGTGCGCCCATGGCAGGTTCGCCGCCACGATGCCGCGCGCACCGGGCCGGCTCGAGGGCCGCTACGAACTGTCCGACACCCCGGCCGGCAGCCGGTTACTGGTGCACAGCACCTGCAAGGTCTCCATACCGCTGGTCGGCGGCACGCTCGAAGACCTCATCCTGACCAATATGCGCACCCTCTTCGACGGTGAACAACGCTTCACCGCCGAACGGGTCTCCGGCCGCCGCTGA
- a CDS encoding LmeA family phospholipid-binding protein has translation MTDPWARPADQQPVPPPPPFPQGAPPSAPGPGAEPPKERGSLLAKVKDMFSDPLSIVLAVVIVVALTAAGLLGGELYARNRADDVVSRVVSCVVEDEATASFGAMPPFLLQHMTGHYTNIDIETAGNQIRDAKGMKVGIDIQDVRLEDTANSSGTIGSLSANITWSSEGITQTVQDAIPLFGSFLNGVSTNPSAGTIELEGALGSIVAKPQVSNGGITLQVQQLSGLGFTLPREAVQPALDAFTSGLTQNYPMDIKAQSVEVTDTGVTALFSTQNAEIPKSGEDPCFNGL, from the coding sequence GTGACTGATCCCTGGGCCCGTCCGGCCGACCAGCAGCCAGTCCCGCCTCCCCCGCCGTTCCCGCAGGGTGCGCCGCCGTCGGCGCCCGGCCCGGGAGCGGAACCACCGAAGGAACGCGGCTCTCTCCTGGCCAAGGTCAAGGACATGTTCAGCGATCCGCTGTCCATCGTGCTGGCCGTGGTCATCGTGGTGGCGCTCACCGCGGCCGGCCTGCTCGGTGGGGAGTTGTACGCCCGCAACCGGGCCGACGACGTGGTCTCCCGCGTCGTGTCCTGCGTCGTCGAGGACGAGGCCACCGCATCGTTCGGTGCGATGCCGCCGTTCCTGCTGCAGCACATGACCGGCCACTACACGAACATCGACATCGAGACCGCGGGTAACCAGATCCGCGACGCCAAGGGTATGAAGGTCGGCATCGACATCCAGGACGTCCGGCTCGAGGACACCGCGAACTCCAGCGGCACCATCGGCTCGCTGTCCGCGAACATCACCTGGTCGTCCGAGGGCATCACCCAGACCGTCCAGGACGCGATCCCGCTGTTCGGCAGCTTCCTGAACGGGGTGAGCACCAACCCGTCGGCGGGCACCATCGAACTCGAGGGCGCGCTCGGCAGCATCGTCGCCAAACCGCAGGTCAGCAATGGTGGCATCACCCTGCAGGTGCAGCAGCTCTCCGGGCTCGGGTTCACCCTCCCGCGCGAAGCCGTGCAGCCCGCGCTCGACGCCTTCACCTCGGGGTTGACCCAGAACTACCCGATGGACATCAAGGCGCAGAGCGTCGAGGTCACCGACACCGGCGTGACGGCATTGTTCTCGACGCAGAACGCCGAAATCCCGAAGAGCGGCGAGGACCCCTGCTTCAACGGGCTCTGA
- a CDS encoding DUF445 domain-containing protein, which yields MMEPVVSTQQSERPSFAEAIAGADSAADAERRRGLRRMKTVALGFLLGATVIFLVCTWAQSQGTAAPWIGYVRAAAEAGMVGALADWFAVTALFKHPLGIPIPHTAIIKRKKDQLGEGLGEFIRENFLSRENVETKLRSAEVAGRLGKWLSDRSHAERVATEASNVLRVLVEMLRDEDVQQVLDRMIVKRIAEPQWGPPVGRVLSQLLQEGRQEALIQLLADRAFEWSLNAGEVIERVIERDSPTWSPRWVDHLVGDRIHRELMDFTDKVRRNPDHELRRSATKFLFEFADDLQNDDATIERAENVKEQIMARDEVARAAETAWSAAKRIIFESVDDPSSTLRARIADSVMRIGESLRDDAELRDKVDNWIIRGAQHVVGEYGAEITTIVTDTIERWDADEASSRIELHVGRDLQFIRINGTVVGSLAGLVIYSIAQLLF from the coding sequence ATGATGGAACCCGTGGTATCAACACAGCAGTCCGAACGGCCCAGCTTCGCCGAGGCGATCGCGGGCGCGGACTCGGCCGCCGACGCCGAACGCCGTCGCGGTCTGCGGCGCATGAAAACCGTCGCACTGGGGTTCCTGCTCGGGGCCACGGTGATCTTCCTGGTCTGCACCTGGGCGCAGTCGCAGGGGACCGCCGCCCCGTGGATCGGCTACGTGCGGGCCGCCGCCGAGGCCGGCATGGTCGGTGCGCTCGCCGACTGGTTCGCGGTCACCGCGCTGTTCAAGCATCCGCTGGGCATCCCGATCCCGCACACCGCGATCATCAAACGTAAGAAGGACCAGCTCGGCGAGGGTCTCGGCGAGTTCATCCGGGAGAACTTCCTGTCGCGGGAGAACGTCGAGACCAAGCTGCGGAGCGCCGAGGTGGCGGGCCGTCTGGGCAAGTGGCTCTCCGACCGTTCGCACGCCGAACGTGTGGCCACGGAGGCCTCCAACGTGCTGCGGGTGCTGGTGGAGATGCTGCGCGACGAGGACGTCCAGCAGGTCCTCGACCGGATGATCGTCAAGCGGATCGCCGAACCGCAGTGGGGTCCGCCGGTGGGCCGGGTGCTCTCGCAGCTGCTGCAGGAGGGGCGTCAGGAGGCGCTCATCCAACTGCTCGCCGACCGGGCGTTCGAGTGGTCGCTGAACGCGGGCGAGGTCATCGAGCGGGTGATCGAGCGTGATTCGCCGACGTGGTCGCCGCGCTGGGTCGACCACCTGGTGGGCGACCGGATCCACCGTGAGCTGATGGACTTCACCGACAAGGTGCGCCGCAACCCAGACCACGAGCTGCGCCGGTCGGCGACCAAGTTCCTGTTCGAATTCGCCGATGACCTGCAGAACGATGACGCCACCATCGAGCGCGCGGAGAACGTCAAAGAGCAGATCATGGCCCGCGACGAGGTGGCGCGGGCCGCGGAGACGGCGTGGAGCGCGGCCAAGCGCATCATCTTCGAATCGGTCGACGATCCGTCGTCGACGTTGCGTGCCCGCATCGCCGACTCCGTCATGCGCATCGGTGAGAGTTTGCGCGACGACGCCGAGCTGCGGGACAAGGTGGACAACTGGATCATCCGCGGCGCCCAGCACGTGGTCGGCGAGTACGGCGCCGAGATCACCACGATCGTCACCGACACCATCGAGCGCTGGGACGCCGACGAGGCCAGCAGCCGCATCGAATTGCACGTCGGCCGCGATCTGCAGTTCATCCGGATCAACGGCACCGTCGTCGGGTCGCTCGCGGGCCTCGTCATCTATTCGATAGCTCAGCTACTGTTCTGA
- a CDS encoding DUF2599 domain-containing protein: MRYFLAAVTAALVLPLSMSLSPVAAAQPAPPPPYIDHVTWAKWGDLSSLRVYPTTAGRRAAGQVGTVAEAEHAWAEVLAASPDAAIPGMREQFDCHWQFAEFAAPGKTSWNLEPWRPEVPVEQMVAAGCNPGGTEEPF; this comes from the coding sequence GTGCGCTACTTCCTGGCCGCCGTGACGGCGGCCCTGGTCCTGCCGCTGTCGATGAGCCTGTCGCCGGTCGCGGCCGCTCAACCCGCCCCGCCACCGCCCTACATCGACCATGTCACGTGGGCGAAGTGGGGCGATCTGTCGAGCCTGCGCGTCTACCCGACGACCGCGGGCCGGCGGGCCGCAGGCCAGGTCGGCACCGTCGCCGAAGCCGAACACGCCTGGGCCGAGGTGCTCGCCGCCTCGCCCGACGCCGCCATCCCCGGGATGCGGGAACAGTTCGACTGCCACTGGCAGTTCGCGGAGTTCGCCGCACCCGGTAAGACGAGCTGGAACCTCGAGCCGTGGCGACCGGAGGTCCCCGTCGAGCAGATGGTGGCCGCCGGCTGCAATCCCGGCGGCACCGAAGAGCCGTTCTGA
- a CDS encoding L,D-transpeptidase: protein MSAADKLPPMNRRRALTALAVGLVAPGALAACSRSISNPGEAAQAPASASLAFEPATSATDVSPTEPVRVEVSGGWFQRVALMNAQGKPVAGALNQDRNVFTVSEPLGYGVTYSWSGSAVGEDGKAVPVSGKFTTLDPATQVNGQFQLSDGQTVGVAAPVILQFDASIGDEDRATVEKALSVTTNPPTEGSWAWLPDEAAGSRLHWRSKEYFAPGTTVRVDARFYGVKFGEDAYGAADSSLDFTIGRRQVVRAEASSHRIQVIDEAGAVIMDFPCSYGEGDLDRNVTRSGIHVVTEKYEDFYMTNPAAGYANVRERFAVRISNNGEFIHANPASLGSQGNSNVTNGCINLSESDAEQYFRTALYGDPVEVTGTRIQLSYADGDIWDWAVPWEEWKSMSALSDQASPAGIPSTAPVTPTGAPQPVNGRPGG, encoded by the coding sequence GTGAGTGCCGCCGACAAGCTGCCGCCCATGAATCGGCGGCGTGCCCTGACCGCCCTGGCGGTCGGACTCGTCGCGCCCGGAGCGCTCGCGGCGTGTAGCCGCTCGATCAGCAACCCCGGTGAGGCCGCGCAGGCGCCCGCGTCGGCGTCGCTGGCGTTCGAACCGGCCACCTCCGCCACCGACGTCTCACCCACCGAGCCGGTGCGGGTCGAGGTCAGCGGCGGCTGGTTCCAGCGGGTCGCGCTGATGAACGCCCAGGGCAAGCCCGTCGCCGGTGCCCTGAACCAGGACCGCAACGTCTTCACGGTGAGTGAACCGCTCGGCTACGGGGTGACCTACAGCTGGTCCGGCTCGGCGGTCGGGGAGGACGGCAAGGCCGTCCCCGTCAGCGGAAAGTTCACCACGCTCGACCCGGCCACCCAGGTCAACGGCCAGTTCCAGCTGTCCGACGGGCAGACCGTCGGCGTCGCCGCCCCGGTCATCCTGCAGTTCGACGCCTCGATCGGCGACGAGGACCGGGCCACGGTCGAGAAGGCGCTGTCGGTGACCACCAACCCGCCGACCGAGGGCAGCTGGGCGTGGCTGCCCGACGAGGCCGCCGGGTCCCGGCTGCACTGGCGCAGCAAGGAGTACTTCGCGCCGGGCACCACCGTGCGGGTGGACGCCCGGTTCTACGGGGTGAAATTCGGCGAGGACGCCTACGGCGCCGCCGACTCCTCGCTGGACTTCACGATCGGCCGCCGCCAGGTGGTCCGGGCCGAGGCGTCATCGCACCGCATCCAGGTGATCGACGAGGCCGGCGCGGTGATCATGGACTTCCCGTGCAGCTACGGCGAGGGCGACCTCGACCGCAACGTCACCCGCAGCGGCATCCACGTGGTCACCGAGAAGTACGAGGACTTCTACATGACCAACCCGGCCGCCGGTTACGCCAACGTCCGTGAGCGGTTCGCGGTGCGGATCTCCAACAACGGCGAGTTCATCCACGCCAACCCCGCCAGCCTGGGTTCACAGGGCAACAGCAACGTGACCAACGGCTGCATCAACCTGTCCGAGTCGGATGCCGAGCAGTACTTCCGCACCGCGCTCTACGGCGATCCGGTGGAGGTGACGGGCACGCGCATCCAGCTGTCCTACGCCGACGGCGACATCTGGGACTGGGCGGTGCCGTGGGAGGAGTGGAAGTCGATGTCGGCGCTGTCGGATCAGGCGTCGCCGGCGGGCATCCCGAGCACCGCACCGGTGACCCCGACCGGCGCACCGCAGCCGGTCAACGGCCGCCCCGGCGGGTAG
- a CDS encoding sodium:solute symporter family protein, translating into MVLFGVGVSIAVVVLVGFLVSRRIAGDSANFLVGGRTLPLILVGGALMGSAVDTNATLGNTDLASEFGFWAGACLPLGLALCLLFTGLFFAKPMNRMGLTSFPDYYRLRFGRGVEVAASVMLMIGFCILVAGNLVAGGFLFNYFLGIPYWLGTVVIAALAVAYTGTGGLLADAYTAIIQMAMILVGAMGLLIWMVLTHGLAIEEGMGPLDLGQMTDPAQGATVNWATLIALGIGDIVAIDFMQRVFAAKSPETARRACFGAAAGVVAICVPFGLVVLSARAFLPGDLDGPILLVLLDGYAPLALTILVLCGLVGASMSTANGAILAISNVCVRNLGGVRRTHVPGQPDPLLRATRIAMVPVTLLAIAIAIYVKQTGILLTLAFDLLLACLVVPFILGLVWRKGTSTAALASIVVGLSVRLVLFVMTPTMYGLDNTILYIPNGVFDATFDGWPTFIAFAASLATYVVVALVTPAAPIRGLDIQMAEDLDDALAAEPVTARPLTTAR; encoded by the coding sequence ATGGTGCTCTTCGGCGTGGGTGTCAGCATCGCCGTGGTGGTGCTCGTCGGCTTCCTGGTGTCCCGGCGGATCGCGGGTGACAGCGCCAACTTCCTCGTCGGCGGCCGGACGCTGCCGCTGATACTCGTCGGCGGCGCGCTGATGGGTTCGGCGGTCGACACCAACGCGACGCTCGGCAACACCGACCTGGCGTCGGAGTTCGGCTTCTGGGCCGGTGCGTGTCTGCCGCTGGGGCTCGCGCTGTGTCTGTTGTTCACCGGTCTGTTCTTCGCCAAGCCGATGAACCGGATGGGCCTGACGTCGTTCCCCGACTACTACCGCCTGCGGTTCGGCCGCGGCGTGGAGGTCGCCGCCTCGGTGATGCTGATGATCGGCTTCTGCATCCTGGTGGCGGGGAACCTGGTCGCGGGCGGGTTCCTGTTCAACTACTTCCTCGGCATCCCGTACTGGCTGGGCACGGTCGTCATCGCCGCGCTGGCCGTCGCCTACACCGGGACCGGCGGGCTGTTGGCCGACGCGTACACCGCGATCATCCAGATGGCGATGATCCTGGTCGGGGCGATGGGGCTGCTGATCTGGATGGTCCTCACCCATGGCCTGGCGATCGAAGAGGGGATGGGTCCGCTCGATCTCGGTCAGATGACCGATCCGGCGCAGGGCGCCACGGTCAACTGGGCGACGCTGATCGCGCTGGGGATCGGCGACATCGTGGCGATCGACTTCATGCAGCGGGTCTTCGCCGCGAAGTCGCCCGAGACCGCCCGCCGCGCGTGCTTCGGCGCCGCGGCCGGGGTGGTCGCGATCTGCGTGCCGTTCGGGTTGGTCGTGCTGTCGGCCAGGGCGTTCCTGCCCGGCGACCTCGATGGGCCGATCCTGCTGGTGCTGCTCGACGGCTATGCGCCGCTGGCGTTGACGATCCTGGTGCTGTGCGGGTTGGTCGGCGCGTCCATGAGCACCGCCAACGGCGCGATCCTCGCCATCTCCAACGTGTGCGTGCGCAATCTCGGCGGCGTGCGGCGGACGCACGTGCCGGGACAACCGGATCCGCTGCTGCGCGCCACCCGGATCGCGATGGTCCCGGTGACGCTGCTGGCCATCGCGATCGCGATCTACGTCAAGCAGACCGGGATCCTGCTCACCCTGGCGTTCGACCTGCTGCTCGCCTGCCTGGTGGTCCCGTTCATCCTCGGTCTGGTGTGGCGCAAGGGCACGTCGACGGCGGCGCTGGCGTCGATCGTCGTGGGCCTGTCGGTGCGGCTGGTGCTGTTCGTGATGACGCCGACGATGTACGGCCTCGACAACACGATCCTCTACATCCCCAACGGCGTGTTCGACGCGACGTTCGACGGGTGGCCGACGTTCATCGCGTTCGCCGCATCGCTGGCCACCTACGTCGTCGTCGCCCTCGTCACCCCGGCCGCGCCGATCCGGGGACTCGACATCCAGATGGCCGAGGACCTCGACGACGCGCTCGCCGCCGAACCGGTCACGGCGCGACCGTTGACCACGGCACGGTGA
- a CDS encoding carbon-nitrogen hydrolase family protein, with protein sequence MRIACAQIAAGTDPAANLEVLEDHTGRAVDAGAQLVLFPEATMCRFGVPLAPVAEPLDGPWASAVRSIAERAGVTVVAGMFTPSGDGRVLNTLIATGGGVDTHYHKIHLYDAFGFRESRTVAPGSEPATITVAGVEVGLTTCYDIRFPELYVELARRGAQLITVHASWGAGPGKLDQWTLLARARALDTTGYLAAVDQAYPGDEVAASGPTGIGGSLVASATGEVVVSAGADPQLMVADLDLDAARNVRETIAVLNNRAEVDSPGRAESRA encoded by the coding sequence ATGCGGATCGCCTGCGCACAGATCGCCGCGGGCACCGACCCGGCGGCCAACCTCGAGGTGCTCGAGGACCACACCGGCCGCGCCGTCGACGCCGGTGCGCAACTGGTGCTGTTCCCCGAGGCGACGATGTGCCGGTTCGGGGTGCCGCTGGCGCCGGTCGCCGAACCGCTCGACGGGCCGTGGGCGTCGGCGGTGCGGTCGATCGCCGAACGGGCCGGCGTCACCGTCGTCGCCGGCATGTTCACCCCCAGCGGCGACGGTCGCGTCCTCAACACGTTGATCGCGACCGGCGGCGGAGTCGACACCCACTACCACAAGATCCACCTCTACGACGCGTTCGGCTTTCGCGAATCCCGAACGGTCGCACCGGGTTCGGAGCCCGCCACGATCACCGTCGCGGGTGTCGAGGTCGGCCTCACGACGTGTTACGACATCCGCTTCCCCGAGCTCTACGTCGAGCTGGCGCGCCGCGGCGCCCAGCTGATCACCGTCCACGCCTCGTGGGGTGCGGGGCCCGGCAAGCTCGACCAGTGGACCCTGCTGGCGCGGGCCCGGGCGCTGGACACCACCGGCTACCTCGCCGCCGTCGACCAGGCCTATCCCGGCGACGAGGTGGCTGCCTCCGGACCGACCGGGATCGGCGGCAGCCTGGTCGCCTCGGCGACCGGAGAGGTGGTGGTCAGCGCGGGTGCGGACCCGCAGCTGATGGTCGCCGACCTCGACCTCGACGCGGCGCGCAATGTGCGCGAGACCATCGCGGTGCTGAACAACCGCGCGGAGGTCGACTCACCCGGTAGGGCAGAATCGCGGGCGTGA